One genomic segment of Actinomycetota bacterium includes these proteins:
- a CDS encoding pyridoxamine 5'-phosphate oxidase family protein → MTPRSRSERRRDTEYRLTHDVDVWVATASATGEPYLVPLSFDWDGKTLLVATPADSPTGRNMVATGVARLGLGETRDVTIIEGEVQVLEMVQLPRGLGDRFAERTGFDPRALATPYRWFRISPHRIQAWREVNELADRELMRDGHWLVDG, encoded by the coding sequence ATGACTCCCCGCTCCCGCTCTGAGCGTCGTCGCGATACGGAGTATCGGCTGACCCACGACGTCGATGTATGGGTCGCCACTGCCTCCGCGACCGGTGAGCCTTATCTGGTGCCGCTGTCGTTCGACTGGGACGGAAAGACATTGCTGGTGGCGACGCCGGCAGACAGCCCGACCGGAAGGAACATGGTCGCCACAGGGGTGGCCCGCCTGGGTCTGGGCGAGACCCGCGACGTGACCATCATCGAGGGTGAGGTCCAGGTCCTCGAGATGGTCCAGTTGCCGCGGGGGCTGGGTGACCGGTTCGCCGAGCGCACCGGCTTCGACCCGCGTGCACTCGCGACCCCCTACCGCTGGTTCCGCATCTCCCCCCACCGGATCCAGGCGTGGCGCGAGGTGAACGAGCTAGCCGACCGCGAGCTGATGCGCGACGGCCACTGGTTGGTCGATGGCTAG
- a CDS encoding DUF1801 domain-containing protein: MANDETRASKLIDKRISELSDWRGKTLSKVRLIIKEAEPDIIEEWKWVKPTNPGVPVWSLDGGICTGETYKDKVKLTFFKGASLSDPSGLFNSSLEGNVRRAIDIKEHDKIDERALKNLVREAVALNLKG; the protein is encoded by the coding sequence ATGGCAAACGATGAAACAAGGGCTTCCAAACTCATAGACAAGAGGATCAGCGAGCTGAGCGACTGGCGCGGCAAGACGCTCAGCAAAGTGCGACTGATCATCAAGGAGGCGGAGCCCGACATCATCGAAGAGTGGAAGTGGGTGAAACCCACCAACCCCGGGGTGCCGGTCTGGTCGCTCGACGGAGGTATCTGTACCGGCGAGACCTACAAGGACAAGGTCAAGCTGACCTTCTTCAAGGGTGCTTCTCTGAGCGACCCGTCAGGTCTATTCAACTCCAGCCTCGAGGGGAACGTGAGGCGCGCCATCGACATCAAGGAACACGACAAGATCGACGAACGTGCGCTGAAGAACCTCGTTCGTGAAGCCGTTGCGCTGAATCTAAAGGGGTAG
- a CDS encoding glycoside hydrolase — MRYVAFVAVIVGMLALALVDRGSPASSVQTDPFSSGYMRHLQSGSLETLVAGSAPPNGESVGRNRWMFDPGPPRDTETSLAVDPRDPDRVLVAWQEDISLVWTARTEDGGRRWTVEALRDPDTRSVAFDQEGFDPTAAIGPDGTMYVLMGVTEIPGGLTLVRLDKEGWSFHRVDAVGDVHAWDAMHLAVAPDTGELYAVAQSIDHRGIGFWQSSDRGDSWSVVRFPQVETPQGAAQVAQDGINYWPRIAAGPDGLVLIVTKAILNGGSDIRTTVSSDGGETFGPLAPLTDEPLSGRLVGVPPAFDGARAFVGFVTDDIVLAEAKKAVGPWQLRRFPRSDRKWDPDWSTVTARNGTVWILHTEQNSRPSWRALLTRIRGESIKTTTLASTTTQQPRGTRPGDEYGGLGVGKDGCVWASWAHPSRSGAPVIMVTKQC; from the coding sequence ATGAGGTACGTCGCCTTCGTCGCCGTGATAGTGGGAATGCTTGCTCTCGCGCTAGTGGACCGCGGCTCCCCGGCGTCTTCCGTCCAGACCGACCCGTTCTCTTCGGGATACATGCGGCATCTTCAGAGCGGCTCCCTCGAGACGCTAGTCGCCGGATCGGCTCCCCCCAACGGTGAGTCGGTCGGTCGGAACCGGTGGATGTTCGATCCAGGCCCCCCTCGAGACACGGAGACGTCGCTCGCGGTGGACCCACGGGATCCCGATCGCGTGCTTGTCGCGTGGCAGGAGGACATCAGCCTCGTCTGGACGGCTCGAACCGAGGACGGAGGGCGCCGCTGGACGGTGGAGGCGCTTCGCGATCCCGATACTCGTTCCGTGGCCTTCGATCAGGAAGGCTTCGATCCGACGGCCGCTATCGGGCCCGACGGCACCATGTACGTGTTGATGGGCGTGACGGAGATCCCGGGGGGTTTGACGCTGGTGAGACTTGACAAGGAAGGGTGGAGCTTTCACCGGGTCGATGCTGTCGGGGATGTGCACGCGTGGGACGCGATGCACTTAGCGGTTGCTCCGGACACGGGCGAGCTGTATGCGGTCGCTCAGTCGATCGATCACCGTGGGATCGGGTTCTGGCAGAGTTCGGATCGTGGTGATTCCTGGAGTGTCGTGCGCTTCCCACAGGTCGAGACCCCGCAAGGCGCGGCGCAAGTTGCCCAGGACGGTATCAATTACTGGCCGCGCATAGCCGCGGGGCCGGACGGACTCGTGCTGATCGTGACCAAGGCTATCTTGAACGGTGGTAGTGACATCCGGACGACGGTCAGTTCCGATGGAGGCGAGACATTTGGTCCTCTAGCGCCGCTGACGGACGAACCTCTTTCCGGTCGTCTCGTCGGCGTTCCACCAGCGTTCGACGGCGCGAGGGCTTTCGTCGGCTTCGTCACGGACGACATCGTGCTTGCCGAAGCAAAGAAGGCAGTAGGACCATGGCAACTCCGCCGATTCCCACGCTCCGACCGGAAGTGGGATCCCGATTGGTCGACCGTGACCGCGCGGAACGGGACGGTATGGATCCTGCATACGGAGCAGAATTCCCGCCCCTCGTGGCGAGCCTTGCTGACGCGGATCCGCGGCGAGTCCATAAAGACAACAACGCTCGCCTCGACGACTACGCAGCAGCCGCGCGGAACGCGCCCGGGGGACGAGTACGGCGGCCTTGGGGTCGGCAAGGATGGCTGCGTATGGGCGTCGTGGGCTCACCCCTCCCGATCAGGTGCGCCCGTCATCATGGTGACGAAACAGTGCTGA
- a CDS encoding cysteine hydrolase — MTDSAPGPHKSGSVGKYRLRGETNSTYDPARTVLLVIDPVNDFLSEGGAGWDMTKGTVKKNDVVENLKRVIAGARERAVPVVFGPMAYTEEDYADQELQRRSGINRLMFERKMFQAGSWGADFHPDLQPAEDEVVLLPHKGIDVFETDLPQHLERLNTTHLVIAGMTASLCCESTGRHAMEHGYDVTFVKDAIGADSLPSYEAAVHLSYPLIANAVVTVDDFLAAVQSAGDPVQQGDTVLGSDHGEIGTVEKVVAPSDSTDGYLVVPRGLIFEKDTFIPLDAVVKRAGTKVFINIPKLIVGKMPWEAPPSRQDRTTKLGPPAQQVDRLYGSRSPSSSTSA, encoded by the coding sequence GTGACTGACAGCGCACCGGGGCCGCATAAGAGCGGCAGTGTAGGTAAGTACCGCCTACGTGGAGAGACCAACTCCACCTACGACCCCGCCCGCACGGTGTTGCTCGTCATCGACCCCGTCAACGACTTCCTGTCCGAGGGCGGGGCAGGCTGGGATATGACCAAGGGAACCGTCAAGAAGAACGACGTGGTGGAGAACCTCAAGCGCGTCATCGCTGGAGCACGTGAGCGCGCCGTTCCAGTTGTCTTCGGTCCGATGGCCTACACCGAAGAGGACTATGCCGACCAGGAGTTGCAGCGCCGGAGCGGGATCAATCGCCTGATGTTCGAGCGCAAGATGTTCCAAGCGGGATCGTGGGGCGCCGACTTCCATCCTGATCTGCAACCCGCCGAGGATGAGGTCGTGCTTCTGCCTCACAAGGGGATCGACGTCTTCGAGACGGACCTGCCGCAACATCTCGAGCGTCTCAACACGACCCACCTGGTGATAGCCGGCATGACGGCGAGCCTCTGTTGCGAGTCGACCGGGCGACACGCGATGGAGCATGGTTACGACGTGACGTTTGTCAAGGACGCGATCGGTGCCGACAGCCTTCCTTCCTATGAGGCGGCGGTACACCTGAGCTACCCGCTCATCGCCAATGCGGTGGTGACGGTCGACGACTTCCTCGCAGCGGTGCAGTCCGCTGGTGACCCGGTCCAACAGGGGGACACGGTCTTGGGGTCCGACCACGGCGAGATAGGCACGGTCGAGAAAGTCGTCGCCCCGTCTGACTCGACCGACGGGTATCTCGTGGTTCCTCGCGGCCTGATATTCGAGAAGGACACGTTCATCCCGCTCGACGCGGTGGTGAAGCGAGCCGGCACGAAGGTGTTCATCAACATCCCGAAACTGATCGTGGGGAAGATGCCGTGGGAGGCGCCGCCTTCGCGCCAGGATCGGACGACCAAGCTTGGTCCTCCCGCTCAGCAGGTGGACCGTCTCTACGGGTCGCGCTCACCCTCGAGCAGCACCAGCGCTTAG
- the trxA gene encoding thioredoxin, which produces MTITNVTSETFSQQVLNSDVPVVVDFYAEWCHPCHQMAPVLNALSQEHEGRVRFTKVNIDEEPELARAYRISSIPAVLLFDSGAPTAWSLGPKPGYVLEKELGLARARNRRAGSGGVAAGDAEARQQRGVLTALKSWWGSQ; this is translated from the coding sequence ATGACGATCACGAACGTAACGAGTGAGACCTTCAGCCAGCAGGTGTTGAACAGCGATGTTCCTGTCGTCGTGGACTTCTACGCTGAGTGGTGCCACCCGTGTCACCAGATGGCGCCGGTCCTGAACGCGCTGTCGCAGGAGCACGAGGGTCGTGTCAGGTTCACCAAGGTCAACATCGATGAGGAGCCGGAGCTCGCTCGCGCTTATCGGATCTCGTCGATCCCCGCAGTGCTGCTGTTCGATTCGGGGGCGCCGACGGCCTGGAGCCTGGGACCTAAACCGGGGTACGTGCTCGAGAAGGAGCTGGGACTCGCTCGCGCCAGAAATCGACGGGCCGGGAGCGGTGGCGTTGCCGCCGGCGACGCCGAGGCCCGTCAGCAGCGTGGCGTTCTGACCGCGCTGAAATCTTGGTGGGGATCCCAGTGA
- a CDS encoding DUF427 domain-containing protein: protein MARAIWNGEVIAESDDIVHVEGNAYFPRESLRQEFFEGSDHRSICPWKGTASYFDVVVHGKRNENAAWYYPKPSRLARKITERVAFWKGVEIEDSQAA from the coding sequence ATGGCGAGAGCGATCTGGAACGGTGAGGTCATAGCTGAGAGCGACGACATCGTGCATGTCGAAGGCAACGCTTACTTCCCGCGTGAGTCGCTCCGGCAAGAGTTCTTCGAAGGTTCCGACCATCGCTCGATCTGCCCGTGGAAGGGGACCGCGAGCTACTTCGACGTTGTCGTTCATGGCAAGCGCAACGAGAACGCGGCGTGGTACTACCCGAAGCCGTCTCGCCTCGCGCGCAAGATCACCGAGCGGGTCGCGTTCTGGAAGGGCGTCGAGATAGAAGACTCACAGGCTGCATGA
- a CDS encoding peroxidase yields MVQHSEALERESDDPALAPAVAGGRFGELDQRMKALCVYAVKLTLEPWAMSSADVEELRRAGLDDRGIVDANQVASYFNYVNRIADGLGVELESSWREELRRPRQYPIRDPSSAGRPSRSST; encoded by the coding sequence GTGGTTCAACACTCAGAGGCGCTGGAGCGGGAGTCGGATGATCCAGCGCTGGCCCCGGCGGTCGCCGGGGGACGATTCGGTGAGCTGGACCAACGCATGAAGGCTCTCTGTGTGTATGCGGTCAAACTGACGCTGGAGCCGTGGGCCATGAGTAGCGCCGACGTGGAAGAGCTTCGAAGGGCGGGCCTCGACGACCGTGGCATCGTCGACGCCAATCAGGTGGCGTCGTACTTCAACTACGTGAACCGGATCGCCGACGGGTTGGGCGTCGAGTTGGAGTCGTCGTGGCGAGAGGAGCTTCGCCGGCCGCGGCAATACCCGATCAGAGACCCATCGTCGGCTGGACGACCTTCACGATCGAGCACGTGA
- a CDS encoding carboxymuconolactone decarboxylase family protein, translated as MAWIGYGPQGDSLPHILASHSLNPKALQGHLALYRAVMFGDSPLSRAEREAMAVAVSAANDCH; from the coding sequence ATGGCTTGGATCGGATACGGGCCGCAAGGGGACTCGCTGCCGCACATCCTTGCGTCACACTCGCTGAATCCGAAGGCGCTGCAGGGGCACCTCGCGCTGTATCGGGCCGTGATGTTCGGTGATTCCCCGCTGTCGAGGGCAGAGCGCGAGGCGATGGCGGTGGCGGTATCGGCGGCGAACGATTGTCATTAG
- a CDS encoding MFS transporter produces MASSLRRALRRSDFRRLFLAQTISRWGDTFNYVALVILVFRLTGSGLKVAAIVAFEIVPVLLLGFVAGAVVDRFPRRTVMVISDVGRAAIAFALAASHEQLAFVYVAAFALASFSVFFNPAASSVVPSLVDEDEVVGANSALWSAAVISQIVLAPAAGGLVALAGPGWAFAINGATFLISALFLMKLSIERVPSVAARTLSEILEGLRVLRRSRFLRTLGAVQALAALSTGATSALLVVLAQQHLGVGAARFGFLLTAIGLGAALGPLVLQRVATEVRRPLLLFGPYLLRGAVDLVLAAFSSFTTAVGALFFYGIGTSTGNVTYNTALQKNVPDRLRGRVFAFYDVVWQSTRLVSLGLGGFVADRIGITSVYVLGGALLIAAAVFGFAAMPREAMTETVS; encoded by the coding sequence ATGGCTTCGTCACTGCGCAGGGCACTGCGACGGTCCGACTTCAGGCGGTTGTTCCTGGCCCAGACCATCAGCCGGTGGGGCGACACCTTCAACTACGTCGCGCTCGTGATCCTGGTGTTTCGCCTCACCGGCTCAGGTCTGAAAGTCGCCGCGATCGTCGCTTTCGAGATCGTGCCCGTGCTGCTGCTTGGCTTCGTAGCCGGGGCCGTCGTCGATCGGTTCCCGCGGCGAACCGTCATGGTCATCTCGGATGTGGGTCGTGCCGCCATAGCGTTTGCACTCGCGGCGAGCCACGAGCAACTGGCGTTTGTGTATGTCGCAGCTTTCGCACTCGCGAGCTTTTCGGTCTTCTTCAACCCCGCGGCATCGTCGGTGGTCCCGTCTCTGGTCGATGAAGACGAGGTCGTTGGTGCGAACTCAGCGCTCTGGTCCGCTGCCGTGATCTCGCAGATCGTGCTGGCTCCGGCAGCGGGCGGCCTCGTGGCTCTTGCGGGACCAGGGTGGGCATTCGCTATCAACGGCGCCACCTTTCTCATCTCCGCGCTATTTCTGATGAAGCTTTCGATCGAGCGAGTCCCAAGCGTGGCGGCACGAACGCTGTCAGAGATCCTCGAAGGCCTCAGGGTGTTGCGACGCAGCCGTTTCCTCAGGACGCTCGGAGCGGTTCAAGCGTTGGCCGCCCTGTCAACGGGGGCAACCAGCGCGCTGCTGGTGGTGCTGGCGCAACAGCACCTAGGCGTGGGAGCGGCGAGGTTCGGCTTCCTCCTCACGGCGATCGGTCTCGGAGCAGCCCTCGGGCCACTCGTGCTGCAGCGGGTGGCGACCGAGGTGCGGCGCCCGCTGTTGCTTTTCGGTCCGTACCTGTTACGTGGGGCGGTCGATCTAGTTCTGGCGGCCTTCTCCAGCTTCACGACCGCTGTCGGTGCCCTGTTCTTCTATGGCATCGGCACCAGTACCGGCAACGTCACCTACAACACGGCCCTGCAGAAGAACGTGCCTGACCGCCTGCGCGGCCGCGTCTTCGCCTTCTACGACGTCGTGTGGCAATCGACGAGGCTCGTCAGCCTCGGATTGGGCGGATTCGTGGCCGACCGGATCGGCATCACATCGGTCTACGTGCTGGGCGGAGCGCTGCTTATCGCAGCCGCCGTGTTCGGCTTCGCCGCCATGCCTCGAGAAGCCATGACCGAGACCGTCTCCTAG
- a CDS encoding hydrogenase expression protein HypE: MISVPMKARVDVPLEGEVSRLLPDQVGNVAGAHNSELQQRLLESGGRRDTLGPLKKVYVFWLPGMSCDGCTVSTIGATEPSIEELLTGALPGVPVVVLHHYQFQMESGDHFTLQLEQADAGALDAPYILVYEGSITDEHLTVGAEPWAAKGSLPTWAPADQRQRRSTPEWVRRLAPGAAVTIAIGTCATWGGIPAALGNPTGAMSMMDFLGKDYRSSLGLPVVNVPGCPPIGDDFTETVTMLLKYMNGQGPVPEFDELGRPAWQFGETVHLHCPRGAWYEEGNFAREFGGKECLAEIGCWGPVVNCHITERGFINGKGGCMVAGGACIGCMSPGFPDKFTPFYKRPPQTTPATTLSRIHGALTKPLRRTTQLERNREPRWRSTTPSGWAPEYDNVTIAHRTFEYFYTRIQYFRSELPGRHEKDEEKYASGYVVPPEAAYGKEYAQLLPDRRADEARKRGTYQRPGLSPQADGFDTPLEGDQE, from the coding sequence ATGATCTCGGTGCCGATGAAGGCGCGGGTGGATGTCCCCCTCGAGGGCGAGGTCAGCCGGTTACTGCCTGACCAAGTGGGAAACGTTGCCGGTGCGCACAACTCCGAGCTCCAGCAGCGTCTGCTGGAGAGCGGCGGCCGCAGGGACACACTCGGGCCATTGAAGAAGGTCTACGTGTTCTGGCTGCCCGGGATGAGTTGCGACGGATGCACGGTTTCCACGATCGGGGCCACTGAACCGTCGATCGAGGAGCTACTAACGGGAGCGCTGCCGGGCGTCCCTGTCGTGGTCCTGCATCACTACCAGTTCCAGATGGAATCCGGCGACCACTTCACGCTTCAGCTGGAGCAGGCGGACGCCGGGGCGCTCGACGCGCCATACATCCTCGTCTACGAAGGCTCGATCACAGACGAGCACCTGACCGTTGGCGCGGAGCCATGGGCGGCAAAGGGCTCGCTGCCGACGTGGGCACCTGCCGACCAGCGCCAGCGTCGCTCGACGCCGGAGTGGGTTCGCCGGTTGGCTCCTGGAGCAGCGGTAACGATCGCCATCGGCACATGTGCGACCTGGGGCGGGATCCCGGCAGCGCTGGGGAACCCCACAGGCGCCATGAGCATGATGGACTTCCTGGGCAAGGACTACAGGAGCTCCTTGGGACTCCCGGTTGTAAACGTTCCTGGTTGCCCGCCGATCGGGGACGACTTCACCGAGACCGTGACGATGCTGCTCAAGTACATGAACGGCCAAGGCCCGGTGCCCGAGTTCGACGAGCTCGGGCGTCCCGCGTGGCAGTTCGGCGAGACCGTCCACCTGCACTGTCCGCGCGGCGCTTGGTACGAGGAGGGCAACTTCGCCCGTGAGTTCGGCGGGAAGGAGTGCCTGGCCGAGATCGGGTGTTGGGGGCCCGTGGTCAACTGCCACATCACCGAACGCGGGTTCATCAACGGCAAGGGTGGTTGCATGGTCGCGGGCGGTGCGTGCATCGGCTGCATGTCGCCTGGGTTCCCCGACAAGTTCACGCCGTTCTACAAGCGGCCGCCGCAAACGACGCCGGCAACGACGCTCTCGCGCATCCACGGTGCCCTGACCAAGCCACTCCGTCGGACCACGCAGCTCGAGCGCAACCGGGAGCCTCGTTGGAGGAGCACCACCCCCAGCGGGTGGGCCCCCGAATACGACAACGTGACGATCGCCCACCGCACTTTCGAGTACTTCTACACCCGGATCCAATACTTCCGCTCTGAGCTTCCCGGTCGCCACGAGAAAGACGAAGAGAAGTATGCGAGCGGCTACGTGGTGCCGCCGGAGGCGGCCTACGGCAAGGAGTACGCGCAGCTTCTGCCGGACCGCAGAGCAGACGAGGCTCGCAAGCGCGGCACCTATCAACGTCCGGGGCTGTCGCCTCAAGCCGACGGATTCGACACCCCCCTTGAGGGAGATCAGGAGTAG
- a CDS encoding nickel-dependent hydrogenase large subunit: MCFQNLPVEFDAQGNARLKEGITNPYAYQTRNVDRSQIEQLLASNGHIKDVNLDPVTRVAGAMAFHTVVDLQQRKVLEAHSIGTLFRGYEVILKGRDPRDAMFISSRVCGVCGGVHSVASSLAMEMAFGIGVPPMGLALRNIQLGLDFQIDNPVHLYLLAGPDYSQIVIERTNPSLWERAKKTETRHGHIHGFATMAELMTAFNPLTGKLYLEGLHMTRPPKEAYAILYGKYPHPQTVVPGGLSTTVSMQVLNETQIRIIRTLDYAKRGVFIWDDITQFFYDADPLYKQVGTRPKNMIDTGMWDDPFAYDGTYAGAAEWGDQRWATPGVIMDGELVTTNLHHINMGLEEFVEHAYYEGWENEGTPYPRDPAGNPLSPNHPWNKETKPRPDKRSWKDRYTWSTSPRWDRQVMEAGAYARLWATAAAAKMPHTRFLQATGTSVKIDTPQTPALRAMELEWKIPETWNAFERNLARAYHVVYSLMVAYENVQIAFDLMGDGENKVATMTEFKVPRDERVGVGFWGAGRGFLTHHLTMDKGVLTNYQVVTPSTFNASPIDPFGQAGPYEEAAVNTPILEEFDSDKEFTGIDIFRAVRSFDPCMPCTVHIANGDNMIIRDATTCACGAT, translated from the coding sequence ATGTGCTTTCAGAACCTGCCCGTTGAGTTCGACGCGCAAGGAAACGCGCGACTCAAAGAAGGCATCACCAACCCCTACGCGTACCAGACACGGAACGTCGATCGGTCGCAGATCGAGCAGCTCCTCGCCAGCAACGGCCACATCAAGGACGTCAACCTCGACCCCGTCACCAGGGTTGCCGGTGCCATGGCATTCCACACCGTCGTCGACCTGCAGCAGCGCAAGGTCCTGGAGGCACACTCCATCGGCACTCTATTTCGCGGCTATGAAGTGATCCTGAAGGGACGCGACCCCCGCGATGCGATGTTCATCTCCAGTCGCGTCTGCGGAGTGTGCGGAGGAGTTCACTCGGTCGCCTCGTCGCTGGCGATGGAGATGGCCTTCGGGATCGGGGTCCCGCCGATGGGGCTTGCCCTGCGCAACATCCAGCTCGGACTCGACTTCCAGATCGACAACCCCGTCCACCTCTATCTGCTGGCGGGGCCCGACTACTCGCAGATCGTCATCGAGCGTACGAACCCGTCTCTATGGGAACGCGCGAAGAAGACCGAGACCCGCCACGGCCACATCCACGGCTTCGCCACGATGGCGGAGCTGATGACGGCGTTCAACCCGCTGACGGGCAAGCTCTATCTCGAAGGCCTTCACATGACCCGACCACCGAAGGAGGCCTACGCGATCCTCTACGGGAAGTATCCACATCCGCAGACGGTGGTTCCCGGCGGCCTGTCGACCACGGTGTCGATGCAGGTGCTCAACGAGACCCAGATCCGCATCATCCGAACGCTCGATTACGCGAAAAGGGGCGTCTTCATCTGGGACGACATCACCCAATTCTTCTACGACGCCGATCCGCTCTACAAGCAGGTCGGAACCCGCCCGAAGAACATGATCGACACCGGCATGTGGGATGACCCGTTCGCCTACGACGGCACCTACGCGGGGGCCGCCGAGTGGGGTGATCAGCGATGGGCGACTCCCGGGGTGATCATGGACGGCGAGCTCGTGACGACGAATCTGCACCACATCAACATGGGGTTGGAGGAGTTCGTCGAGCACGCCTACTACGAGGGATGGGAGAACGAAGGGACGCCGTATCCGAGGGATCCCGCAGGGAACCCGCTCTCTCCGAACCATCCCTGGAACAAGGAGACGAAGCCGCGACCAGACAAGCGCAGTTGGAAGGATCGCTACACCTGGAGCACCTCGCCGCGATGGGATCGCCAGGTCATGGAGGCGGGCGCCTACGCCCGGCTGTGGGCGACCGCGGCCGCCGCAAAGATGCCGCACACGCGCTTCCTGCAGGCCACGGGCACCAGCGTCAAGATCGACACACCACAGACGCCAGCTCTACGGGCGATGGAGCTGGAATGGAAGATCCCGGAGACTTGGAACGCCTTCGAACGCAACCTCGCGCGGGCCTATCACGTCGTCTACTCGCTCATGGTCGCGTACGAGAACGTGCAGATCGCTTTCGATCTCATGGGCGACGGCGAGAACAAGGTTGCGACGATGACGGAGTTCAAGGTGCCGCGTGACGAGCGCGTCGGGGTGGGTTTCTGGGGCGCCGGCCGCGGTTTCCTCACCCATCACCTCACCATGGACAAGGGAGTCCTCACCAACTACCAGGTCGTGACCCCCTCTACCTTCAACGCCTCCCCCATCGACCCGTTCGGACAGGCTGGCCCTTATGAGGAAGCGGCTGTGAACACGCCGATCCTCGAAGAGTTCGACTCGGACAAGGAGTTCACCGGGATCGACATCTTCCGCGCGGTCCGGTCGTTCGACCCTTGCATGCCGTGCACCGTGCACATCGCGAACGGCGACAACATGATCATCCGCGACGCCACCACCTGCGCGTGCGGGGCTACATGA
- a CDS encoding hydrogenase maturation protease — protein MTSRVLIGGVGYRWFGDGSFGLVVSDALALLEWPAGVDVEDLGYGALHVALHLAEVDPPYERVILIGVTERGREPGRLYRFPCERTEPDNEEIQARMYEAGAGVIDLDHLVVIGRHFDALPDDVIAIELEPHPGTVGDGLTPDVQALVPQVVDLVRQEVSAAMGAPPASVRR, from the coding sequence ATGACCTCGCGCGTCCTCATCGGCGGGGTGGGCTATCGGTGGTTCGGCGACGGCTCGTTCGGGTTGGTGGTGAGCGATGCGCTGGCGCTGCTGGAGTGGCCAGCGGGTGTTGACGTCGAGGATCTCGGCTACGGCGCACTGCACGTGGCGTTGCATCTCGCTGAGGTGGATCCACCCTACGAGCGAGTCATCCTGATCGGCGTCACGGAGCGGGGTCGCGAGCCTGGGCGGCTATACCGCTTCCCGTGCGAAAGGACCGAGCCGGACAACGAAGAGATCCAAGCACGGATGTACGAGGCAGGAGCGGGTGTCATCGATCTCGACCACCTCGTGGTAATCGGCCGCCACTTCGATGCGCTCCCGGACGATGTCATCGCGATCGAGCTTGAGCCGCATCCCGGCACGGTTGGCGATGGACTCACCCCGGACGTGCAAGCATTGGTTCCGCAGGTCGTCGACCTGGTGCGCCAGGAGGTATCCGCCGCCATGGGCGCGCCACCGGCGTCGGTGAGGAGGTAG
- a CDS encoding NifU family protein gives MTAAPAELPPEVAAALGQLDELIQMFVDHPDENVQDGVIAVLRAVDILHRGGLQRVAAFLEQRSLLEEAQDDAHMALLFDLYGSREIEDERDRAEAAVAGIRPYVESHGGRLEVVTAEGGVITIRLLGACESCSGSTAGLRDLVEEALRAELPEFVRMDVSSSAEHTSARNSKRQPVVIPAPTLSFRSATEVSPGRCGAGGGSCGCSNGA, from the coding sequence ATGACCGCGGCGCCGGCAGAGCTGCCTCCCGAGGTCGCTGCAGCGTTGGGTCAACTCGACGAGCTCATCCAGATGTTCGTGGACCATCCCGACGAAAATGTGCAGGATGGCGTGATCGCGGTACTGCGCGCGGTGGACATCCTTCATCGCGGCGGCCTGCAGCGGGTCGCGGCTTTCCTCGAGCAACGTTCGCTCCTGGAGGAGGCCCAAGACGATGCGCACATGGCGCTGCTGTTTGACCTGTACGGGTCGCGCGAAATCGAGGACGAGAGGGACCGTGCGGAGGCGGCGGTCGCGGGGATCCGTCCCTACGTGGAGAGTCACGGCGGCCGTCTCGAGGTCGTTACGGCCGAGGGAGGTGTGATCACCATCCGCCTTCTGGGTGCGTGTGAGAGTTGCTCCGGATCGACCGCGGGACTGCGCGACCTGGTGGAGGAAGCCCTGCGCGCGGAGTTGCCAGAGTTCGTCCGCATGGACGTGTCGTCATCGGCCGAGCACACGAGCGCCCGAAACTCCAAAAGGCAACCGGTGGTCATACCGGCCCCCACCCTGAGCTTCCGCAGCGCAACAGAAGTATCTCCCGGTCGCTGTGGAGCAGGGGGCGGCAGCTGTGGTTGTTCGAACGGAGCCTGA